tatggaaattccgatgatttgttgttgagcccatcagcagcattttgtctcccccatgattcatattgaacatcaacctagtgttgaaaccTTTGTAAggaatgccttcgtgttccgttcatgaagcttatgcttggatggaagaagtgacttcctcgaattcatgtgcatttggtgcaagttgccgccgtgagtttgagaaaggtttgttttgtttcccttggaatcagcccaaattagtcacgcatatgtgcgaagtactctatggtttgataggcttgCCGCCTCCATTctgtatgtgttcctagcacaccaagccactgattgatttgttcaaggaagagaagtctatgcttgggatctaatccatggactagCGTAATGACTTtgttatcctcaatgatggttcccaacctgaacttggtagtattttattataagactaccacgtggtcacgcttgtctcggacaacgtgttcacatgcttgtagtagaacccgctcatgttttggagcttgctacctcctgcttccaccgaggcgttcccgagtcTCCCCCTCACGCCACCGCGATGCCACGAACCCCCTGGAGCCCCTCCCACTCTCTCCCGCGAGCGCCCTcccttctctgtctctctctcgcgcgcgtccGCCTgaacgcgctcgtcgccgccgctcgcaacCACCAGAGCCACCGCCTCGCCTGCCCGAGCTgctcccgagctccgccacgacgtctcCGTCCTCCCCAGCTACTCAAGCGACGCCGGACGCTCCGACGCGACCtccccgacctcgccttcgccgttCAGTCACCGAGATCGCCTCCGACCCCCTGCCATCGTCCATGCCTCCCCGAGCTCAACCCCTTGCTCTTTCGAACCGCGGTGAGCTGCTGACCGTTTCCCCTTTGAACCCCCTGCTTGCTCCCGCCCTCTAGCCATAGCCCCGAGGTcaccgaggccgccgtccgccatggctggcGAGCCCGCGCTCCCGATCCTCTCGTGCTCGCTCCAGGGGCATCGACACGCTCCTGGCGCCTCCAGGAGGCCGCCTAGCCGCTACTTTTGCTCGCTCGAGCACTGCAGCATCGGACTGGCTCGagcccaactccggccgccgcctggctCGACGCCGGCGCCATTCCCGGCCACCCCAGCAACCCCCACTATCACTAATGGATGCGCGCTGGCCCCAGCTAGCCCTAGGTCCAAACGGCGCTCGATTCCGTGGACTACAACGCGAACTCGACGCGTCTCCGCCGCtcggtttggtcgtcgccggcccaactccggtgaggtgacgtggcatcattagcctGAGGCTAATTACCGTGTTAACCtcgccctgtgtcactgacagACAGGCCCCACCACCCTAATTAACCACAGGGTAACCCCTGTTTACTTTTAACCTAACCACTgtgggcccacgtgtcagctttgaccaagctgacgtggctgttgactgggcccacatgtctgtgaccctaACCAGCCCTAAGACACTGACTGTTGGGTCCCatgcgtcaggtttgacttgggtcaacccagttgacctgctgacgcaatgctgttgtcatgctgacgcagttaatcattttctggattaaaaataatccaggaaattccagaaattagttaaaacttctaaaaatcatagaaattcaaccgtagctcaaaatgaaataatttatatatgaaaaatgatcagaaaaatccaaagaatctgaatatgtaattttcatgcatgtttgaacaagttaacctcaccgAAGAGAACAAATGATGATTAGGGTAATTTATGAAATAACATTTGAagttggaatttgatcttgtttgagttccacttcaattaacttggctagatattgcattaggtaaattcagtaccttaacatgacatgtcattcacgtgaatgtgcattgcattgattgtgttccttctttgctagtcggtggttgttccctcttagtagacgatgtttccgacgCTGTGattgttgacaccgatgaagaactatactatcttcagaagtgccaggcaagcaaaacccccttgttcattccgatacaatcccactctctcgctcctgctctcttttactgcattaggacaacaacgtttcaactgttacgtgctgcggtagctgaacccctttcctctgcatgacctgtcattgccacagtaaatagatgaaactcactagcatgagtaggaattgtttgagccctgatgtgcctactcattcgtgcttgttttgatgcctgctactgcttagagttgagtcgggtctgattcatcgggagtGAATTGGactgtggtgaacatgtcttactgttgagagctaagtgtgtgaacacgatttggtaaaggtagcggtgagaggccatgtaggagtacatggtgggttgtctcattgcggtcgtccttaggaactgagttctatgtttgtgatccatgaacagttactaccacacattgggctccgggcactccaagctctctcgacttattaatcaacttgatctctgtccaggagttgcaactagtttctggtgtttgtaggtagtgttagtagtctaccaagtggtacccggtgcaggtgggcttgggacagactaggcaccatggcacggtgtaccaagcgtagatctacccatcgaggtgggcttgggaaccctgcacacatcgtttggggccgtgaacgacaccccggccggatctcccccAAACCATGTTttcatatccgaggaatccggctccAAATTGATCCATATATTCATAACTAGCCTCAGAagcttgatattgtgatgttgagtggttatgccaccatttttttgccggatgtctcaaatcttttcgagcatttacagccgttatgctgtccgagtcatcccaggtttctaaatagtctgatgcatttgtaaattccttctttccgttcccgacgtccctttgggccagatcaaccacactaatcggtgagttgaggtactttattgcctcgacatatatgttggggccattattatgaccctaggtgtcttagggagtcacctagtaatctatccATGGTTTGTGTCCCCAGTGTGATgaatctggccaccattctcgaaagcttCCCGTGATGccattagtagtaggtattctactcctcgGTTTTCGAACCCGTGATTCACCCTACTTCGTGTTGAtatgttgctcgtacctttagaatattagtaaccttgcgatagtcctcaaggtccgtggtatttctttcttccaaataccacGAACCACtaatggcagaagtttgttggatcaaagatcacaacaagagtgctcatAATGAGTTCTtgattcatattgtgactctgccagttctatcattctgcatgggttatccggaagaaatatgttgaactcgttcgacatgctaatctatgcatccacaacttagaaaattatatgttccctGAGTTGTTCCCttcagttgtattccgaccatcctctatcagttgatagccaaggGTATGtctgcattcgtgttatcgatgcttattagtCTTGTGGTCTaacaagccattctattctggaatgacttggagaaacaaactccagtacctcatccatatccaggattgggtcaaagcagttgtattccgcagatcaaaatgccatccagcttttgctctgttctaccctggagtattacccctttTATGTCAGGACTGTtgtgagaattgcaccacctcttatgaattcttgacgcagtaatacttcttgccatcattgttcattcctcagttccgtgctattataaccggaatgccgacaagtgaaccgtggtGTGTGAAAGCAAtattcctagcaactccgttgcttggtagttaatggacaatactctcattcttagtgtgctggtaATTAAATCACCATCCTAAGATTgaccgtgctacctagtccatattttcgggtgcactcatcgaccaatgagttaggactgtgaatccctcgctccttgatcatatcgtcttgccctgaaaagcaagattgttctcgagcttaataacatatcggtggttcgtgaattcccgaatatcttctcggaagtgttaccaggttgtcacctgaccgttacgttgagttcgtgatcaagttggttttccgatAAACCACTTTTCCCCAAGaacctgtgttggatacccctgagctagttggttaagcttaacaacaacttggagagttggaagataaaagcttgtctgacttagttcatgttaagggatatctttgtgtttgtgcgtgtgttgaagaaatatgatatcttcaccaattggtcctcgtgatcagttgttggatctattgttttttcaaaactttgatttgagtatgagctatcgtcaaatcaaatcagaaccaacgatgttcgtaatgttgtcttacttgcggttgttcctcgagcatacaccattatatttttggtctgaccaatactatcacattgttcacatagtggtggaagtccagtgatatggaaatttcgatgagttgctgttgagcccatcagcggcattttgtctcctccatgattgtgttgaacatccagctagtgttggaaactttataagcattgccctcatgtcccgatcatgaagcatatgtccggttgaaagatgtgacttcccctaattcatgtgcatctgatgtaagttgccgccgtgaattcgagaaagtttgtttttgcttcctctggaatcatcccaagtcagtcatgcatgtgcgaagtattctatggtctgatagactgatcatctacattctatacgtatccctagcacaccaagccactaattgatttgttcaaggagaagaagttccttcctaagagcaagacttatgtaaggacttcgatatccttgatgatggttccccaccgaactcggtagtgttttactataagactactacgtggtcatgtttgtcttggacaacgggttcacaggtttgtagcagaaccagctcatgttttggagcttactatcgtagttcattccccgagaatctcgcaacgttgtctcgtcgatttgtgttgcaaaccttcctTTTCCTTTCTAGACCCGATGAGTCTGTAATAtactgacaccaaccagatctgaatctcaagcagatgtgatggttgggatgttttcccaagagctataatattggtctctctgtaacccggtaaagtggatgtcgtggccaacacacctagccggaagacctattattgtagtatcttgattgagtaagatggccaccttcccatgaggatttcgtaggatttacctccgtagttaatccttacggattcttgagcttccgaagtccgaccttgtacttcatgttctagatatcaaaccatatctatgaatggattatgctagcacatcaaggagaacattagaagcggagtgctaaatgtctctcggtcgatcatccagattttgtttccttggcctcgctaaggtgaaatctgagaaagtgttatcttcccttgcatctgcattatccatcaccattcatcatggtggtatgttgtgttgctaggatccttgacacggatattggtaaaaccttgatgagtatggaagtgctcaagttcttgagagcacgctcaggcaCTAGGTTCTGATGTTGTCGTTAACTGGAATGTGCCTCCGTTCTCTCAGTTGTTCGATAGCCATCCAATTGGTGGAATCACCTTTGCCGGCAaaccttctccccagttactagaatcattcccaacatttgcactTTGTTCCCAGCTTACACCTCAGTAGCTGtggttcaggatcatcttcaaaagtagaCTTACCAtaggtcccatccatttccgatgataagcaaaaatcatccattgcgttgtcttcaacaaggtagtccagaTCATCCATTCTGGCATGGGTATGCCATTCGTTCGAACTCGTTTACACGATCATTTgtgattgccttaagctggtataaagaatttcaatgatcttcgaatcaaaagtaattctttttgccacttaagggaatatttctgcgagtcaccttccttaagatgtctcgctatggtatcatggcaacccaacccCTCGCTACGTTGACACCGTTCACCACACTCCTAGGTGTGGGAATTCCGCTACTTACTCaaaccttgtcatatgctcatttccatcatttctgatgtgtgtatcgtgtctcatctcgacagatgtcgctatgtctcgttctgtgagttgatcgtcggttgctcgatcttcaagaagatcgattcttcgagagtttcttttcttctcgtcatcatgctggatgaagatcccgaaagcaaagacgtcaagatcaagatGACGCAATGAATCAATATCCTCAAGAAAGACGTctagatcgtgaagattatgttggTCGCGTGTTCCctatgtcttcttacctcacgacttgaatctcgggacgagattcttgtttagtgggggtgagttgtcacagccctagatttttCTTGTAGCTTTTTACctgagtgagcatcatgcatcatgtctaaattctgaaagtcgAATTGAGGTTcgttgaaaccctcataaatcacttcaaaataatcaacattaaaatcttttcaaagaagtccaagaaaatgttcctcttagtctctgaaaatattggcaagaggtaaaacttaaaacaatatttttcgaatctcagagatatttattttgggcctttgaattaattcaataactatttgcattggatatatattctttatataattaatatatgtccaataattctggaacattttatgtggtttggaatattttagttctagtcacatatttattttcaggattttataaaatgatttagtatttaaactaaatcaaaacaaaatagcagaaaatagaaaacagtaacagAATAGAATCTCACCTGGcctcactgtgcagcccacctagTCAGCCCAGCTGTGGCCCAGCACCGTAGAGAGCCTAGCCCACCAACCCAccgcgtcgtcttcctcctgccagtaggagcagctcgCTGTCGCGCGCGCACGctcgcccctggccacctcctgcttcgcgctggaggctcgtCCTCCCCCCTGATCCCgtgcctggacgacgccacgctgccccgactctctttcgcactctccctcgcctcatcccctcctctgtctctctctcacgcgcacggccgaacgccaccatcgcTGCCGCTTGCAGTTGCCGCGGCCAGAGCCACATCCTCGCCCTCCGCCTGAGCCCAGAGCTCCACCACGACCTCTTCTACGTCCCCATCCATCTACACATCGCTGGATGCCCCGTGACGCCGCCTTGGagctcatcttcaacctcctgcaCCGAGCGTCGCCGTCGTCGATTCGTCGTTGTCAGTGCATCCCCGACCTCCCCCTCGCGCTTGTTAgcctcgctgtgagctccgccatcatttccccctctccccgtactctacctccctctctagccgccgttcgtAACgagcccgagagctcgccgccgccgtaccTCATCACCGCCACGGCCACAGCTGCCGCCACCCACGCCCGAGCTTTGCCCCGTGCTCAGCACTCTCCCAGGAGCCGGGCACGCCCACCCGTTCGACCTgctgtgccccctagcgccaaccccaacctcgcccgaactccggccgccgccgaggtcgacgccgtgctcaactccggccacctcgcggcctcccgtccgttcctttggatgcggacgagcaagagctccTCCCTAGTGCccccagcgcgccaaaccaccgcccgTAGCGCAATCctgagccgcgccgccgtcgttTTGCTCGCCGCCGGGGAAACTCCAGCGACTGCCGACGTGTCTGTTGTTAGGATTAACCCCCCACCTAATTACCACCTcactgccactgacatgtgggccatgccCCACTAACACTTTTAGTTAGGATTTAATTAGCACTAACAGTCTCTGTTAATTagcctagtcactgaccagtgggtcccagccgtcaggtttgacctggaccaagccgttgacctgctgatgtcactattaGGTCATGCTGACCCAGTAAATCactttctggatttaattttattcggaaaattccaaaaaattgcctaaacttctaaaaatcatagaaattcaaccgtaactccaaataaaataaattatatatgtaaaattatcagaaaaaatcaaggaatccatctgtaccattttcatgcatgtttgagcaagttaacttcactgtttagtccaaaacatgataatgcattatttgaattcatagtttgaatttgaatttgaacctagtgtttaaaccaacttcatttaatatgattgctagttgcattagctcaatcaacagcatattgccatgatattatcatgcatcataactgttgcattgcattgattgtgttcttccttgtttgccggtatttgtcccctctcgatagacgtggtttcgacaatgagttcgatgacaccgatgaagagctatactatcttcaaaagtgccaggcaagcataacccccttgttcattccgatagaaacccactctctcgctcctgctctcttttactgcattaggacgacAACGATCATCtgctacttgttgcggtagttgaaccccttatcctctgcatgacctgtcattgccacagtaaatagatgaaacccactagcatgagtaggagttgtttgagcctgatgtgcctactcattcatgcttgtttgtcatgcctgctactgcttagagttgagtcaggtctgattcatcggggatggatcggagttgtgaacatgtcctactgtgtgtgagctaagtgtgtgaacacgatttggtaaaggtagcggtgagaggccatgtaggagtacatggtgggttgtctcattgaaaccgtcctcaggaactgagttctgtgtttgtgatccatgaaacagctactaccacacattgggccctgaaatatgaccccgctcgacttactgacccctctcgcctctgtccaggagttgcaactagtttctggtgtttgtaggacatgtgttggcggccgtgcgtagcgctgaccataggggtgggctatgttgcggtagatacaccgtggcacggtgtaccgagtcacctgtttggtgtctcgggaaccctgttcacatcatttggggctgttgaggacaccccggccggatttccttgcggatggaatctaaataggcgataaacctggactagagacttgtgaggttagtcaggtcgtggtctacacccacgtcgtttttcgcttgaagtctgccgagcatatgtcgtgtgcagacgctatgtggtggaaacatgtgtgacgaagtacacccctgcagggttataaatgatctattcgaatagccgtgtccgcggtaaaggacttctgggttgcctataacagttcatagacaagtgaaagtggatactctaaaactcgcaagataagtgtgagtgctatagatggccttctcgtagggagacggaagcggatccatagtggtgtattgaatggtgaatatgtggactcgtgtgtgccacctcaaaagagttgcttgcagtcgtagttcagattagccactaagtcaaagctggcttgctgcagttaaaccccaccaccccctttgatgataccgatgcatatgtagttagttctgatgtaagtcttgatgggtacatttgtactcatgtttgcttaatttatgttttgcagagagacttcagtctcgctagtagtttcgcgtggacttcgacgtttagcttgatacctcagctacgatcttgtgccctcggcaggatctggtagatagtcaggcttctcagcctttttcattgtagatgtctgtactcagacatgttaagcttccgcatgtgtttgacttgtatgctctgattgttgggtcatgagacccatgtttataatatctcactcctcggagcctaatgaataatacttgagttgtagagttatgttgtgatgtcatgttgtatgtacacatatcgagcatattgtgtgtatgattgaaatgcttggtatgtgtgggatccgataatctagttgtttatccttggcagcctctcttatggggaaatatagtctagtgcttccatgagccatagtagtccgctacagcccggttcaccggagtcctgctagcccagcactactgttcaggacacttgactggccggcatgtgtttcacttcgtttctatgtctgtcccttcggggaaatgtcacgcggtgacttccggagtcctgcctagcctgctacagcccgggttccccggagtcctgctagcccagtgctacagcccggaatcactcgttgatgaccgacatgctcgatgtgattcatgtatgcctgtctccataggtctgtgccgctttggattcacgactagccatgtcggcccgggttctctgtcatatggatgctagagacactatcatatacgtgagccaaaaggcgcaaacggttccggccatggtaaggcgacacccgtgggaataccgtgcgtgaggccgcaaagtgatatgaggtgttaccggctcgatcgatgtgacttggaatcggggtcctgacagcgttgattTTTTCCCCTCAAATTCCTGATTTTTTTATCTCAAATACGTGATTTTTGTTTTCAAACTCTCGAACATTTTGtgcaaatttgtgaacttttctcaTATTCTGATCTTTTTTCAATCCCCGGaatgtttgaaaattttcaaaccaggtactttttttaaatacatgattttgTTTGAAATCATGATTTTTTAATATACTATTTTTTGCGGGTGAATATACGAACTTTATTGAGCGCACAAACTTTTTTTTAGAAACAGTCAACCAGGAGGTCAACAGTCAACATGCCTAGTCATTGGTCAACATGTCAAGTCAAAATAGATCAAACCTTCTTTTTAGGAACGTCAACCGATGGAGAGCTACCAGTTGCGATAGCTAACGCCAAAGGCGCAGAATAGGAGCCCTCCAACTTTTGCATTTTAAGATTTTCACTTCAAATTATCCAGAATTACACTTCAATTTCTTGTTGTTCTTAAAAAACCATACACGCTAAACAAAGTATTAACACGAGCCCTAAACCTCATGTTTAATAGCTAGCGCACATGATTAATATTTGTTGGAACTACAAGAGTTTTCTGTATAACAAGATCACCAAGCATCTATTCCAGGCAAGGTTTTTGCCGTGAGCTTCAACCACTTGGATGAAAGTGACACATTATGTACTAGATATGCGCCGCGTGGTATTAATTTGGTACCTGGCGGTGTACAAATCCGCTGTGTGTTCAGTTTTTTGATCCAAATTTTTTGAACTAGTGTTGCGGTTTGTTTGGTTGCTTTAGTATTTTCGTACCTGGTCAAACGTGGGTCCTGTCAGTTGAACACCGCTGTATTCTTGGCTGCATGCACGCGGTTCGCGGGGTGATTTGTTGACCATATGCATGTACCGATGAATTGTTGGGGCAGTGTATGATACGTGGGGTAGCATGCATGGTTCAATCTCCCTTCCGTACGTGTCGCCGGTTGCTTATGTGGACGTTTCCTGATGCTGTGCTGCGTGTGTGCATGTCGGTTTGGTTGTGTATGTGTTATTTCACCGTGCCGGCACGTTGTCAATTTGTTCAGATTGATACTCCTAGGTTGGCACGTGTGCAGTTTCCACAATTCTCGGGCGGTGCCGCTGTTGCCGTATTTTCTGGACGTCGTTGCTTAGTTCGTGTCGTTCGTACTCTGGTCACTCTATAAATAGGTGTTCGACCGTGTTGCTTCTCCCAGCCTTGCACGTCGTGGTCTCCATTCACATAGATGGATCGTGGTAGGCCTTGCCGAAGTGGCCTCCGCCGTCCGGGTCGTCCTCCTGAAATTCGTGGCGCAGTTATTGGACGTATCGATCTGCGTCTCCGTTGACGTTTGTCCGATGATGATTTACTACGTGAGGGCTGTCCTGCTGTTCATCGTGTCGTTGGCTTTGCATCTACTGGTTAGTCACGTCAAGTAATTAAGGTATTTGCCTGGATGTTTTGTGTAGGTGATCGAGGTCAAAATTCATCTGCTGTTGATTCGCGTCGGCGGCGCAAAGAGATCTGACTGGGAAAGCGTCCTGTTGATGGCATTGTTGGTGAGTATGCGTGGATTCTTGCCTTGCTTGGTTCGGATTGGGTTGTCTCAgtctttcatttatttattttatgtAATTAGTTATTTGTTTCTTCCCTTACTGTAGCTGATTCTTTATGTGGTCTTGGTTCTTCACGTGGTGTGGACTCTGCTGTTTCCCTTCCCAGCTCTTCGGCTGAGTTCTCTGGTACTGCTTATCTATAAGTTTTATTTTCTGTGAAAAACTGTTACGGATAAAATATGTTAAATTGTTTGACATCTTTGTCTAAGGGGGCAATATATGTTCATGGTGCATGCCGGGGGCTGCCGGCGGGGCTACGTGCATGTCCCATGC
The window above is part of the Triticum aestivum cultivar Chinese Spring chromosome 2A, IWGSC CS RefSeq v2.1, whole genome shotgun sequence genome. Proteins encoded here:
- the LOC123184921 gene encoding uncharacterized protein codes for the protein MMIYYVIEVKIHLLLIRVGGAKRSDWESVLLMALLLILYVVLVLHVVWTLLFPFPALRLSSLESLRFHLMVQLLVNLLLFVLAPQDLHTNPSPPPAVAAITPLAQDLHKASSSLQHHPRH